The Chionomys nivalis chromosome 4, mChiNiv1.1, whole genome shotgun sequence genome contains the following window.
GCCAGCGCTATTACCATCAAACTTGACGTTGAGCACGTAGTCTTTGTAGAGGCGGCGACCGTTGACAGGTCTCATGGCATCGCAGAGGTGGGTGGTGTTGGGACAGAGGGCACGGTGCATGTTATGCAGAGCGTGGGCCATGGCATACACTGCGTTGACCACAAACATGATCTTAGACTCCTGTTCGAAGGGCACAGCCCGCAGCGAGTGAGCTGCACAGTCTCGCTGCCGGAAGCTGCACTGGAACCTCTCTTCCCAGAACTCACGGAACCAGGGGTTCCGACTGTTGTTCCAGGGATCCAAGCTCTGGAAGTAGGAGGCAAAGTCACTGATGGGATAGGAGGCCAGCTCAATGGTGATAGCCCCCTCTGCAGCCCCTTCACTTCCTGCTACCACACTCTCCAGGGCCCCCCAGCCATCGCTGGCTACCCAGGTGAAGCTGGCGTTGAGGCGCTGGGTAGCTGCCAGTAGCTCACGGGCATCCTCGGACCTGGTGAAGAGCACGGCGACGCGGGCGCTGGGTTTCTGCAGCAGGGCTCGCACCACGCCCTCGAAGGCTGCCCGGCTCATGGCCCGGCCCACCTTCTCCGAAGTGGCCACACAGATGTTTCGTGCACGAGCCTCGAGCTCAAAGGCCTCAATGCCGGTCTCTCCGTAGTCACCCTCAGATGCCACGGTCGACACGtaagtccagttgaagaaacGGAGAATCTCAGCCATGGCCTTGGCTTGGAAGAAGTCCGGGGGTACAGTGCGAGCGAAGTAGTCGTAACGGGACTTGTCGCTCAGCTTGGCACTGGTGGAGGCATAGCTGATCTGTGGGATCTGAAACAGCCGCAGGAGATTGGCCACCTGGGCAAAGGTGGAGAGGGTAAAGGTCAGAGACCATTCTAAACAAGCACTGGAACCAGTCCCTATACCTATGGGATTCCACAGGTCACCACTGAGGGGACCTAGCTATGAGTCCAAATTTGCTGTGTCTTCTGCCTAGAGACTGAAGATTTCTCTTCTCCCCAAAGGACTGAGAGGGAGAACACTCAGGGCCACAAGTTGCACCCGACCGAGGAAGGCCTGGAGCAGGGAGAGGCTGGCACTCAGCAACACCAGCATAGAGAGACAGTGGGTGGCATCTGGGATATTCAGAGATGCCAGTCTCTCTCATTGTTTGGTGCAGGTAGCCCTTCTTAAGGGCCAATTCTCatgggaggctggagaaatgtcaCCCCAGGAAAAAAGGCCTAGAACCAAGGGTCCAAAGTCTGGgaagcccaagctggtctcagcTGGGTACCTAAGCATGGAATGAACAAGGCTTCCTGCTCTACTACTGACTTCCTGACACCCCGTTTCTTAATCTTTGGTCCCCATGGCCGCAAGAATGGGGTTCATCTGAGAGCTCAGCAGCTGGTGGATGAATGGAAGCGCAGGTACCACAGGAGAGGACTAGGGCCCTTGTAAATGGGATACAGGCTCTCAGGCGGTCCAGAGCTCAGATATCTCTTCACACTTTCTCCCTCTGTACCCCTCTAACAAAACCCCCTCTGAGCTTGGGTTCTCACTGAATCACAAACTGCTGAGCAGTTGAAGATGATGAGTGTAGGGGGCTTTGGATCCAGCATGTGGAAACTGACAGTAACATGTGCAAGGCAGAGGGGCTGGAATGAGGGGGAGTCACTAACGGGCTGGCACAACCTAAGCACTAAAGGCTGGGCGACGCTGACCaggacaggagaagaaaagcagtcTGACTCGGAAAGATGGGCCCTGATAGAGAAAGGCGGCTTAGAACTGCAAGGGGGCAGCTGTGCTTCTGCAGACACATGCATGGGGCCCTGGAGAAAACCGTGGGAAAGGGGGTTGCCGGCAAACACCCCAGAGGCCTCTGGGACAGCAGATATAGGTGCCGGCAGGGCCACACTTGTCCGAGCAGCCACTAACACCGCCATTAGCTAGGATTAGTCAGGTAGGTTCCACCAGGTCCTGAAGCTCCTAAACGATCATCCGAGGTCAGGGGTCAAAGGACCAGTTAAATGGCAGAGACCTCTCCTGAGGAAAGTGATGCCCTCACCAAGGTCCCCAGATAGTCCCCAGCCCTGATTCCAGATCTTCTCTGATCTCTCTGCACCTACACTGGACatagaaaggaaaggacatgggCGAGGAGACCCCATCAGGAAGTGGGAAGAGCCCCAGCTAGGCCAAAGCAGTCAAGTGAGACCATGCATTCGGTCCAGGGAGAACAGCGGAAAGCTGCTAGGCTGCAGCTGGATCCACGGCTGCAGCCTAGCAGGGGAACCCTCTGCTGACACCTTGTGGAAGaacaagtggtggtggtggggttccTAACCTCCCTCCCTCAAATTCTGCATCACCTGAAGATCATCAGCCACCCTCCCCATATACATTCTCACCCAACTGCTCTTCCCCTTGGTCCCCACCTCGTTTCTCTGGCTACTCCATGCTTCTATGTCTACCCTGTCAAACCCAGATGGAAATGATCTGACAGACTGGGTTGATAGCCCTGATTTCATACTTTCTTTTTGCTACTCTGTTGATTTATGACCTGCTTTCCCCATGAGCCTGCTTTCTTGCCTATAAAATGGGTTAGTACTGAGAGCAGCTCATATTAACTATGCCCCTATGACCTGCCTGGCCCTATGATACACACTATCATCTTGTGAAATTTCTACTACAAACCTAAAAGTAGAAAGTGTtattaatcttattttataaagaggaagctgagacatcatagaaaacaaaaacctgtccAGAGCCATGCAATTAGTACGATGGGGAGCAAGGATTCAGTCCTGAGGCTGCTTCAGAGGCTGCCTAGAAACCTTTTTGGGATACTTAatatcaggtgtgtgtgtgtctgtgtgtgtgtgtctgtgtgtgtgtgtctgtgtgtgtaacaggatgattctgttttctctcctttccccctgaAAGGAGTTTCTCTTATATAGTCTCTAGAACAGACCCTAACATGGccagggaactttttttttttttttgccttttttaggAAACGATTGAAAGGATAATGGTGGTGTCCTTCCAATGCATTCATCCAGGAAGTCCCTTCTCATCAGGAATGCTGGACCACCCTTTCCAGCCTCCCTTCCTCAAACCCATTTGGGTGATTTCCACGTACCTGGATGGAGACATCACTGTAGGAGCCACCAATGACACCGGTGATGGCCGTGGGAGCATCGCTATGGGTGGCATAGGAACCATCGGGACAGATGTGGCGTGAGCCGTCAGCACCACGACTGAGTGAGGCCCGCACAAAGTCCAGTGCCTGCTCCAGGGCGTGTGTATCCTTGGAGCAGCTGTCGAGGATGTGTGCACCCAAGCGCACACCAGGCAGCAGGTGGGGGTCGCGGTTGATGCGGTCCAGTGCAAAAAGCATGGCCTCTAAGCGCTGTATGCCACGGTGCTCATTGACAGGACCACACTCCTCTGCTGGGCCACCCTTCTGGTGCACTGGGAACAGCCCACCCAGCACCAGGTCCCCCTCCAGGGTCAGCACCTTCTTGGCTGGGCCCTCAGCCACAGCAccccacagcagcagcagtgccAGAAACCCAAGCAGTGATCCCATGGCCCCAAAGGGGACGGTTAGGTCCAGCAGACCAGGGTCTTCAAGGGATGAGGATAAACTCAGCAAAGGcaaagaaaggaggaaacagaggccaggaaaggacagacaggaagagagatgAGAAGGGGGCCAGTTCCtgcagagagatagacagacaaacagggAAAAGTAGAACCAGAGAGTGGCTGCTCCCTTTTATTTCCAGCTTTCCCTCTGACTCTGTTCTTCCCACATCCCCTTCCCAGGTACTCAGGAGTCATGATGAGGGTGATGTCACTAACTATGCTGAGAAGCTCCTGGGCTACCTCCTAGGTCTGTCTCTCAGCTTTGCCCTAATCTTGGCTAGAGATGGGCTCCGTGTCCCTACCAAACTCAGAAAAGGGCAgggagggtgggagtgggggcccAGGCAGAGGGCAGGGCAACTAGCCATTGCCAAATCCTACACAAAACAAAGGGCCTATGCTAACCTCCTAGGAGACTCATAGAATAGTGGCTGAGGCCATGGCAGCTACATGCTCTGGGATCTAGCTCCCATTGCGAGCCTTGGATTTCCAGAGCAGGGGCACTGGAAGACCCACCACAGGAGGGAAGAGTCTCTATGGGATAGTTTTAAGCCCAACAGAAACTGAAGCCCCAGTGAACACCCAGGGTGCTAGACTCTGGTTCTTAAAGGGCCAGTCCCCCAAGTCTCctgaatgagaaagaaatggagagacCCTGAGCCCAGAGAAATAGCAAGGTAGAGGGACTGGCCCCAGAGCAGGTACCAAGGCTTAAATCAACAGAGTAAATAGATGTGGACGTATATGTGTGTCACAGGTGGGGGACAATTAACCTGGTGAACAGGGATGGAGCTGAGCTGTGGATGCCCAAGCCATACATGGGAAGCCATTGGAGACTTAGTGTCTCTCTTCGGTCACTTCAAGCCCAGTAGATGTCATTTCTAGCCTTCCCCTCCTCGGCTTTTGACCGACCTTAGAGTtcccctcccatcctcttccGTCTGCACCCTATCACCTGCACCTAGTCATCCACCCTACATTATCCCTACACAGGCAGGCTCTTAAAATCATGCAGACTGGGAGAGGAACACATCTTTCCTCGGGATTGAAAAGGAAACTACAGCTTAAGGGGACAGCAACTAGTTCCAGGACCCCCGTCCTGGCCACAGAGACTAAGGCTTCTCACTGGGCTAGTCTTCTGTGGGAGCCAGGGCAGGGGAACTCGGAGCTTGTGAAGACCCCAAAGAAGCAGCTTAGCCAGGCAAAcaggagagagagtgaggggTAAAGACGAACACAGATGGGGCAGAAACCCAAGGGAGGCCCTGATGGAAGCTGAGACAGGGAAGGGGGCAGAACCTGGGAGTCCAGCTGAGGGGCAGGACCACAAAAATCTGAGAGGGCAAGCGAacctgagaggctgagacaaagacagaggcacagacagaaagaaggacCAGAGGACGCTGGAGCAGGAGGCACTGGGAAGCGCGATGCAGGGCGTGCGTTCTCTTGGGAAGGCGGGGTGCCCGGGACGGTCTTCCCGCTTCCCGGAGCTCCCAGAAAGCGCTGTCTGGACGCCTTGGCCTGGGTACTCCAGAACTCGAGGACCCGCGGGGCCCCGGGTTGTGGGGTCAGGGCTAAAAAAGGTTGGCAGTGACCGCGGCACCACAGGCTAACCCTACCTGGCGCGCCCAGCTCTGGCGCGGGGCTCCGGTTCCCGCTTGCTGGCTCTCTCGCTGGCTCTGTGCTCTCCGCCCGCCCGCCCTGCCGCTTTCAATCGCGGCCTGCCCCGCCCCCGGCCCCGGCCcgcctccagcccctcctccgTTCCACCGGACTCCTAGTCCCgtgtcccgtccccccccccccccccccccccgccccagttcAGCCTGCACCTCCCGCTTTGCAGGACCTCTAGTCTCCGGGGCTCCCAGCCTAGTGCCTCCAGTAGCCTCCAGCAGATCCCGCTCTTGACAGAGCCGCAGGGCCTGGAGCTGTCCACCGTGTGGTGCTGAATCCCCGGGCGCTCCCACTCTGCGCTGGAGCAGGTGTCTCTCAGCCCCCTCTGGCCCTGATTCAGACTGGGGACCCGGCAGGAACTAGGTGTGAGGCACTGGCCTGGGAAGGTCACTGAGCTAGCACAGTTTTATGGGTTCTTATATGTCACAGAGTAAGAGGTGGACCTTGGGGTTGAGAGCTAACACCAGAGCTTGGGGTACATAGGAGGtaggtgggggtgaggtggggtgctTGGCTGTTTTCCCAACCATTCTCTCCACCCAGGGATGGCAGTTCAGTCTACATGGTAGACAGGCCCCATGTGAGAGCTAAGGCCTGAGTCACTAGGAAGAAAAGATTAGGAGGAGGGGAGGTCAGATGATGgggcctccccttccttcccataGATGACCTTTAAAGCTAACGCCCCTCCCCCATGAATCTCTGCTTCTATGTGCCAAAAGGGCATTTATCATAGAGGTGACAGGCCATGGGGACGGAAGGGTTTCAGGGTAAAGGACTGGAATTCCTGAGGGACCTGCTGGGCCTGGGTTAGGGGTTAGAAGGGCAGGGAGTGGGGGTTAGAAGGTGAGGCGACTAAGAAAGGCTTCAAGAATTGGCTGCTGCGTAGGAGCTGGAACCTGAGCAGGAGCCTGAGCAGAGGGAGGACAGCTCTGAGAAGATGCTCTCGACTCTTCCCTCCCACAGCAGGATGGGGAAGGCCATCCCTGAGTAGGGGGTGGTGGGTAAGCTCTGTAGTGCCAGGCTGTGCTGAAGGATCTAGAGAGGCTTATGCTCAGATTTGGCCTCTGAGCTTGTCCTATCTGGCCCTGGCATCTATATACCCCAATAAGCACCAGGGCACAATATCCCCACCCAAACCTCCAGCGTTGACCTGTCTTCCGCAGGTGTCAGTGGACGCAAGGTCAGCTCGGATAGGTGATAAAATGCCATGCCCAGACCTCTTAGGCATCTCTCCCTACATGAGCATGTGGCGTCTGGGGCAGGGGGCATGACAAAGCTAGGCCTTTTCTCTGGACACAGAAACCGGATGCCCCTTTGCTCTGTAAAGAACACAgctttttaaacaaaacagacacatcaaacccaaacaaacaagcccaACCACTAATGGGAGACAAGGTGATAGCGGGATGAGGGTTCAGAGCTGTCAGAcaaggctggggagacagacatGCCGTCTTTCAGATCCTGCTCTGCCACCGGCTGCTCTCACCCTTTGGCTGGCTCGGAAAGACTGCTCCCTGGGGTGAGTGAGTGATAGGCCGGGCTCTTGGAGCAGAGGGGCTGACAGCAGGAGGGTGCTGAGGTGAGGTGAGAAACTGCAGAGAGATCCCAGCCATACTTCCAGCCCACTCACTAAGGCAGCCTCACCGAAGATATGGGGCTTTCCACACAGATGTTGATGTACACAAAGGCAGCACAAGAAGCCCATCACACGGCCtgcagcaagcaagctgcaatatCCCACTGCAGCACAGATCACCGATGACACTCAGCTGTGTAGCCACCGCTCCTGGCTGGGCACACAGGCAAGAACACAATTCACCAAACAGACACAGCTATACTCATGTACACAActgcacatatataaatgtagCTGTAATTATACATGTGGACAACACCCAAAAATCTGCATCTATATATCCATATACATACAGCTGCACACACAGACTTGGTCACACAGCCACAGCAGTACATATATATGGACACGCAGCCAAACATGCCCACCCCAACACAGCTGCAATCATGGACACAACAAAGCTACACTCATAGCTTCATACATGGAGACACagtgaaacacacacattttacacatgaacacataaccatatacacacagaccTATATACAAAGTCCACATACATGCCTCCATCTAGCTAGCCTCGcatatataaaatgcatataaatgtgaccacacaaacagaaggaatagcaacatacacacatagccacacacaGCCATGTCTAAGTATTATCACAGGGACACAGCCTCACCCATGGTAGACATACACATACCCGGGAACAAAGACACTGGCAGGCCCGGCAGGGGTCTCTTCAGCTGCTGAGAAGGTCCCAGCATGAGCACAGCCATATGGATACTACAGACACAAAGGCATCTCTGGGGTGCACGGAGTCTGTGAGTTCCCTACTCCTGAGACCTGGAGTGCACGCCTTGCTCTGCTATCCAGCAGCAAGGGGAACCCTGTAGGGCTGCTGTAATGCAGGGGTGACTCTACTGGGGTGATAGAACAGGGGATGAAGGGCCTTCAAAACCCCTCTGGTCAGAGTTCTCAGTCATGTTCCTTCTCTTTGGGGTTTGGGTGCTCCTGCCCAATGCCAATCTATACCCAACatagaacaaacaaacacacaactcAAATCCAGGTGAAACAAGAAAGTAATTCCACTTTATTCTGGGTTCTCAAAGCTCCAATGAGTCCGCAAAAAGTTGGCAGCCCAGGAGGCTGGTGCAGATAACAGTCTCTGGCTCCTTCAGCCCTGGGAGCCAAAGGGCAGTGAAGAGGTTTAGGCTTGGGGTAGGAGAACTCAGGCCCCTGGTACTCCCAGCCTAAGCTGGGCAGGTTAaggaaaagggggctggagagtttgCTCAGTTCCTTATCAAATGCACCACAGGAGGGCTAAGGGCTTGTGGTCACTCCTCACCCCTCTCAGGAGTGCTGAGCTCCCGAGTAGGCCCCAGAAGCTTGGCTTCAGGGCTCAGTCTGGGTTCCCCCAAGGGCCCCTCGCCCTCCAGGTCCAGCTCCTCAAAAGATGAGCCGCTGGCACCCGATTCACTGTAGCTGTGCTCGCTGCGGTTATCGCCATCATCCCAGCCACGGCTGCTTGCCCCAGGAGAAAGTGTGGTGGCTGAAGTCTCCCGACTGCCAGGGCGCACCTCCAGGCTTACAGAGCTTGTATCGCTTGTGTCAGCTCCTGTGGCCAGGACAAGGGAGCACTGGTTAGCCGACCCCCACATACTGTCAAAGGTCCCTCCTTCAGGGTCagggcaagggctctaccaccaGCTCAGGAACTGAGCACGCAGAGTCCACTCATGAATAATACAGTCGCCCTGCCTCAGGAGGCCCATTccagctgccctctgccctctgccctgataGAGTCAAGGGAGTCTGAAGGGTggaagagagcaggagagaggaaCAGCTGCTGTGCACTTCTCTCCCTAGCCTAAATTAGCTCCCGTTCCCTGCACTTTCACGAAGCCACTGACCCCTACCCCTGTGTCCATTAAGGGCCACTCAGCCTGAGGGTAGAACAAAGGAGACCCAAATAGTCTGCTCTACCCTTCATTTTCAGGCTCGTGAGTGGTCTGTCCAGGGACAGCTACAGAACACTGCCCGTGAGGCAGGAAGGCTGAAGAAAGGGCCAAGAGAACTGCTCTCCAGTCTATGCCCCCACAAAAGCCTCCTGAAGGAGCAATGATAGTCAGGACATCAGCTGGCTCCTTCCCCTAACCACACTGCATCCTCACATGAAGGAGGAGCTGAAGCAAGAGCAGGAAGAAATCCCAAGAAACACCCAGACAAAAGGAAGGAGAGTGCTAGGATGAagcattttaaagattttctccTCGTAGGCCTGAGAGAACCCAGGGGAATGCTCATCCACCCTGTCCCCACTCCAACCATTGATGCTTTTCAATCTGTCCCCTCTACTCCTTGTAATTCCTCCAAGTGGTCCTTTGTATACCCTGTCCAGGAGCAACCTCTCAGCCCATTTCTACAAACTAGAAGCACTGAATGCAGGTAGAAGGTGGGAAGGAGGAACTAACAGCCCAGGCCTACTGTGTGCAAGACTCTAGATTGGGAAATGGTCAACACATAATCTGAAGTATAAGTAAAGAGATGCAGCTGTCAAATCTGTTAAACATCATAGAAGGGGAGGGTAGGCTAGCTCACCCAGTTCCTGTCTCCAAGGTAATAAGGTCTTGAGCCAGGAGCAGTTGGAGACTGCTTGGTATTTGCACAGGCCCAGAGCTATCCTAGAGCCTCATGTGGGGCCTCGGGTAGTGAGGGTGAAGCAACATAATCCATTCTGTCTTCTGGGCCCTCCTAGCAAAGGCGAGATGAGCCCTGAAAGCGCCAGACTACTGGCCCTGGCCTCTCCCTTTCTGAGGCCTTTGGTGTGGCTCCCACAGAAGCAGGCCAGAGGAGCGCTGAGTTATGGGTAATCCCACTGACCCTGGGGCAGGACTCCAGCTCTTCATCCACTCACACTGTTATCAGTGTCTCAAGGGCTGCAGTCTGAAGGGTGTAACGGAGGGGTAGTTTCTCCCAGACCCCATTACTGTCAAgttctatctacctatctacctaatGGCTCACCCAAGACCCTTGTGTGTAGGGACcatcctcttcccttcccactccTCAGAGTGATCAGAGGACAGAGCCCAGGAGTGCTTCCTTCAGTCCAGATGAAGATGGCTGCTGGGAACAGATGGACACTACTTATAAAAAAACTTTCCAAGGCAGGGTAGTGGTGCCCCTACAGTCCTACAGAAGGAGGTCCCTTTGTTGAGCCTGTGTCCCTTGAAAGAGGACCCTAGGCAAAGCAAAGGAGCATCTGAATTCCCAGAGCTGTTAGGCAGGGGATGCGAAGCTACCGCCTTTACCCagttcctccctcttttctgccAACAGTCAATGCAAGGAGATCAAATATTCATCGCTTCTGTGGAGCTAAATAATACATCAATGTAATAACAGGCACAAGGCAGCTAATCACCCcctttcacctcccagtcccagtcAGGGCCCCAGCAGGGAGGCAAGGAAGGACAGGCCAAGCCTTGGGTGGCCG
Protein-coding sequences here:
- the Grm2 gene encoding metabotropic glutamate receptor 2 isoform X3 — protein: MGSLLGFLALLLLWGAVAEGPAKKVLTLEGDLVLGGLFPVHQKGGPAEECGPVNEHRGIQRLEAMLFALDRINRDPHLLPGVRLGAHILDSCSKDTHALEQALDFVRASLSRGADGSRHICPDGSYATHSDAPTAITGVIGGSYSDVSIQVANLLRLFQIPQISYASTSAKLSDKSRYDYFARTVPPDFFQAKAMAEILRFFNWTYVSTVASEGDYGETGIEAFELEARARNICVATSEKVGRAMSRAAFEGVVRALLQKPSARVAVLFTRSEDARELLAATQRLNASFTWVASDGWGALESVVAGSEGAAEGAITIELASYPISDFASYFQSLDPWNNSRNPWFREFWEERFQCSFRQRDCAAHSLRAVPFEQESKIMFVVNAVYAMAHALHNMHRALCPNTTHLCDAMRPVNGRRLYKDYVLNVKFDAPFRPADTDNEVRFDRFGDGIGRYNIFTYLRAGSGRYRYQKTRKCPENFNEAKFIGFTMYTTCIIWLAFLPIFYVTSSDYRVQTTTMCVSVSLSGSVVLGCLFAPKLHIILFQPQKNVVSHRAPTSRFGSTAPRASANLGQGSGSQFVPTVCNGREVVDSTTSSL
- the Grm2 gene encoding metabotropic glutamate receptor 2 isoform X2, whose amino-acid sequence is MGSLLGFLALLLLWGAVAEGPAKKVLTLEGDLVLGGLFPVHQKGGPAEECGPVNEHRGIQRLEAMLFALDRINRDPHLLPGVRLGAHILDSCSKDTHALEQALDFVRASLSRGADGSRHICPDGSYATHSDAPTAITGVIGGSYSDVSIQVANLLRLFQIPQISYASTSAKLSDKSRYDYFARTVPPDFFQAKAMAEILRFFNWTYVSTVASEGDYGETGIEAFELEARARNICVATSEKVGRAMSRAAFEGVVRALLQKPSARVAVLFTRSEDARELLAATQRLNASFTWVASDGWGALESVVAGSEGAAEGAITIELASYPISDFASYFQSLDPWNNSRNPWFREFWEERFQCSFRQRDCAAHSLRAVPFEQESKIMFVVNAVYAMAHALHNMHRALCPNTTHLCDAMRPVNGRRLYKDYVLNVKFDAPFRPADTDNEVRFDRFGDGIGRYNIFTYLRAGSGRYRYQKPSTAVCTLRRLGLGTAFSVCYSALLTKTNRIARIFGGAREGAQRPRFISPASQVAICLALISGQLLIVAAWLVVEAPGIGKETAPERREVVTLRCNHRDASMLGSLAYNVLLIALCTLYAFKTRKCPENFNEAKFIGFTMYTTCIIWLAFLPIFYVTSSDYRVQTTTMCVSVSLSGSVVLGCLFAPKLHIILFQPQKNVVSHRAPTSRFGSTAPRASANLGQGSGSQFVPTVCNGREVVDSTTSSL